The Arachidicoccus terrestris genome includes the window ATTGTTCCTTTAAAATAGCGCCCAGGACCTCTTTTAGCGGTTCTTTGTTAAAATGGAGGGCATATATCGTTCTACCCTGAATATCAGCATCTTTATAAAAGAAACTGTATCCGGTCTGCTGCTCAATTTTCGAAAACGCCTGTTTCAGACTTAATGAAGACGCATTCAGGGTAACGTCTTGAGCATTGGATTTTGCCTGCACCTGGGTCAAGGCAAGCACTAGCATAATAATGGTCAGTCGCATGACGAGTAAAATTTGGCGAGATTGAGCTGCCTGCCGATGTACTTCGGAGTGGCGCACAGCATTTTTTTCCATACTTTTGTACGAGTTTGAAGTTAATAATTCAGTTTCCACAGAATGGTTAATTTTCAGACTTTATGGCCGGCAGTGTTCGCAGCACTTCCGGCTTTTTATGTCTCTTACTAATAGGTGTCTATATTCGTAGCTCAGTTTTCGATTACAATGGTTCTTTTATTTTTATCAATTTTAAAATGCATTTGAGAAAATTGTAACCCATCCAGCAGGTCCTGCAGGTCAAGGTTACGGTCTATTCTGCCCGTATAGCGTTGGGCATCTTCTTGCTTCCCATGCCGCGCATTGGCATACCTGATATCCACATCGTACCATCTGGAAAGCTGACGCATAATTTCTTCAATATTCGCATTCCGGAAAGCAAAGAATCCGGATTTCCAGGAAAGAATCTGATTCAAATCAGCCTTAGACACAGCCATCCGCTCCCCTCTTATGCTGACCTGTTGACCGGGGGCCAGTCTTAAGCGTTTAAGGCCATTAGAAACGTCCACGGTGCCTTCCACCAATGCCGTCAGCATTACCGGATCATCGCTGTAGGCTTTGACATTAAACTTCGTACCGATATCTTCAATCAGTTGTCCGTTCACCCTGACCTGAAACGGATGATCAGCATTATGTTCAACTTCGAAATAAGCTTCTCCACGCAGCTCAACCGTCCGGTTTTCCTTATTAAATATAGTCGGGAATTTCAGCGAGCTGGAGGCATTCAGCCATACATCCGTACCATCGGGCAGCTCCACCTGAAACTGTCTTCCTCTGGGAGTCGTCAGCGTATTATATAATACTTTACCGTTTTCTAATACGCTGTTACTGAATTTAGCTGCGTCCTTGTTTTGCTCAATGGTCAGGCTGCCAATATGTATCAGGCCTTTATGGGGATTGCCTAAGGCAATCTTTCGGCCATTACCCAAAGTCAGAATAGCGCCTGAAGAGCCTGGGACAATCGGTACTGTCCTATGGTATTTTTCCCGACTGTCTGCCAGATCTGTGCCTCCGCCTTTTTTCTTTAATTGAAATATTGCCATACCCACGATTATCAGGACCACCCCGATCAAAGCCGCGACCATCATCTTTGCCTGGAAAGGCCGGTGATGGCTGTCTACTACACTGCTTTCCTTATCTAGCGTATTTTGGCGAGCAGCCTCCCTGTCGGTTGCGGATTTTAATTTTTCTCTGAATCTGGCCAGGGCTTCTTCCTGAAAAGAAACGCTTACTGCGTCCTCTTTATCATCCGGCCCGCTCTCCAGCTCTAAAGACATTTTCTCATCTAATGCCTTTAAACAATCAGCATCCCGCATACCACGTTCAAGCAGATCCAACTCCTGTTCTGTCAGGAATTGTCCCGTGGTATATCTCTCCACCAGATCAATAAAAATATTTGTCTCTATTGGCGTCATGCATGAACATAGAATAGGGCGTCATTATCGACCACTATCCATAAAGACGAACGGGCATTAAAAAAGAATAGGTGAAAACAGAACTTTTTTAAAAAAAAGTTGAAAAAAACAGTGAGAAAACAAATAACTCTTTTTCATGGCGCTTCAAAAAGACTCTAAGTGATTGAAACGCAGCGGCCGCATGCCATTTAACTGTATGGGTGGATACTTCCATTTCCTGAGCAATCTGAGCGTAGGATAGTCCTTTTTCTTTACTAAGCTTATATACTCTTTTTTGCTGCGGAGAAAGATGATTAACGGCCGCAGTAAAGATTTCATCCTGTATTTGTTGTAACTGAATTGCTGATGGTGACTGTTCCTCTCTCAAGAGGTTATGAACCATATGCTCCTGATATTTTAAATGAAGCACCTGCCGGCGCATGACATCAATCAATTCGTTTTTAATACATCTGTGCAGATAAAGAGCAATATTGTCTACATGACCTAAAGCACTTTTTTTCTCCCAGCATTTTAAGAAGACCTGCTGAACCAGATCTTCTGCAAGGCAGCTGTCTTTCGTGTATTTAAAAGCAAAATGATAAAGTTTTGGAAAGTATAATTCAAACAGCTCACTAAAAGCCGATACGTCACCTCCACGGGCGGCGGACCATAAACTTTTATCATATGCTGTCTGATGTTCCATTATTTTGTTTTAAAAATCGTTAAAGTAAAATTAGGGAAAACATTTGGATTATGTTAAGAACTTTAAAAAGCAATCGTTTGTCTAACTACTATTCTATTCATTTTCACTACAATAATTTTTTTTCTGTAATAAATCACAGCGTCTTTTTCGATTCAACCAAAAAAGCGCCACACCCACATATTTACCGGATTTAAGCTCTTTTTAAGAATGCAGGCTCCCACAAAGTTCGCAATTGAATATAAACTGATTATTACCATATCATGATCTTTTATACATAAAATATAATAAGAACGTCGAATATTTAGACGCGTTTGGCATAGTCATTGAAATTATCATAGTGTAATAAAAACAATCTTTATGAAAAACAAATTCAAATTTTTGGGTGTACTATGTATGGCATTACTCGCCATATCAGTTTTTACCATTTCCTGTAGTAAAGATGATGATCCCGCTGACAATGACTTTTTCATCGGTACCTATAACGGCACCATCTCCTACCAGGGTGACGGACAAACCATTAATGATGAAGATGGTAAGCTGACCGTCGTTAAAGTCGGCTCATCATACAGCTTTAAGTTCGGCAGCGGCATTCCGGATATCAATAATGTAAAATTTGAGAAAAAGGATGCCAACACCTATGTAAGTATTGGTACAGGCGTTACCGGTATTACCATTACGGCTAGTACCCTGAAAATGCTGGTATCCAACGACGACGGTACATGGACAGCGGATTGTACCAGGTAGTTTTACTATTACCCGACGATATAGATGACATACAGGTAATGACCGACAAAATCGCCGTAGTTGCATTGATTGTAGCTATGGCGATTTTTTGAAAAGTTCATACCACATCCGCCGGAGCAGCTAGATAATTAATTACACAGCTTGGGGCAAAATACGGGCAGCCGCTTCCAAAAAGAAGTATCATTCTTTTGCCCGGATTGCAAGTCGTTTCCCATAGTCTGCTTTGCCAGGCGCCAACGCCAACTGCGGAGCCTACGGTTTTAATTGGTTTTTACAAAGTCAAAAACCGAACTGATAAACGCCTTGTTATTTTCATAATATAGTATATGTCCGCCATTAATTTTCCGGACCGCCCCATTTTTAAAATGAAACAATAAATAATGATTTTCACCAATGGAATGATCTTTCGCACCAGTAACTATTAAAACGGGCAAGTTTACTTGCGCGGTCATCGGCGTATAATCCTGCCAGTAATCAGTTATAGAAAAGACATGTTTGGCAAAATCATAATCACTGGGGTTATTTCTGTCTATTTCATCTACCAGGCCGACATTTGTTTTGTTATCTGAAAGCATCTTATAACCTAAATCTTTTTCAGATAGCGCCTTTTTTGCTGTAAGAAATGTCGACAGTAACGAAGCGGATGTGCTGTCAGGCACAGCAAAGTCCGTATTCAAAAGGCTATTTATATAATGAAGCTGATTTTCTAACGAATTCCCCATACTGAGTGTTGAATTTACAAGGATCAACCCTTTGACATGGTCCGGATGTCTCAGCGAATAATTTAAAGCAAGAATGCCTCCAAATGAATGAGACATTAAATAGACTTTCTCAGCACCGTAATGCTTGCGGATCAAATCTATATCTTTAATCATTCTTTCCAGAGAATAATCACCACTTGCAGCTTTCTGTGAGCGGCCACACCCTCTTTGGTCATAATAGACCATTGACAGATTTGTTTCCAGATTACGCCCCTTTAGTTCTTCAAAAGACTTACTCCAGGCGCCCGGACCACCATGAATAAAAATACAGATAGGCCCTTTGCCGGATTTCTTGACAAATAATCTTGTGCTATCGTCGGTCGTCAGATAATCAGTCTTTTTTGTCTGGGCTTGGACAGCCATGCCAATGCAGATGAGTAATAAAACAATTGAAGACTTTATGGGGTTCATAAAATGAGTTTTAAATAATCTCCAAATATACGTAACAAATTCTTTATTTGCTTTATCATGCATCTTTCAACCAAGCGGTGAAGCCACCAGTATCCAATAGGCGCTTTCTTTATATAGAGAAAAGCGATTCTATCGTAAGGATTGCATAACCATTAGCAATAGGACCGCAGGTTTTATTGCCAGGTTCCCTAAAAGAATCATCAAGCCTCTCAAAGAGAGCTTATTCTTTATAACGGATGTTCCTCCAGTACATGAGACCAAAACAACAAAAAATGCAAAAAAACAGCCCTCACTGATTTAAGAAAAATAAATGCATAATCACGAATATTAAAATAGAAGCGCATTCAGCATCTTTATATCACAACAAAATGATCAATTATTTACCAATACAGTAAATCCAACTATACAAGGGTTTTCGATACAAATTGGTTTTGGAATTCCTCGCAATGCGGCAACAAATGGAAACAATAATCAATATGATCTAGTGCGCTTTGGCATTGCGGTTCCGGATACGGCTGAGGGTTTCCCTGGATACACCCAAGTAAGAAGCGATCATATGCAGCGGAACACGGTTGAAAATATTAGGATAGGATTTCATAAAGGTCGCGTACCGCTCTTCAGTTGTATCGCTAAGATTACTCATGATACGGTTCTGACTGACATCATAGCTTCTTGCTTTTAGTTTATCTCTTAATTCCCGAAAGCGGGGAATGGCTTCAACCAGTCCGTTAAAGTCATCTTTATCAATCAGCAGTAATTCGCTATCTTCAAGAGCATCTATGTTATTTTTACTGGGGGTATTATTATTGTAGCTTTCCTGGTCACTCAGCCACCAATTCTCTAGGGCAAACCTCAGAATATGCTCCGTACCATCTTCACTGACACGGTAATTACGCAGGCAACCTTTGGCTACAAAGCAGTTGTAATGGCAGACATCTCCTTCCTGGAGCAGGTACTGCCTTTTCCTCAGGCGCTTACTGATTGTAACCGCGCGCACCATTTCCATTTCCGGATCGCTAAGTTCAGCTTTCTGTTTTAAGTAAGTTGCGAAGACTTCGAACATTGATGTTGTATTTATAACAAAAATATTCAAAATATCGCTTATTTCCTTATAAACGCGAATAATGTATTTAAAGTAACAAAAACTCAAATTTACATATATCCACCTTGTCAGCCAGTCGGTAAATGTGCCAAGGAAGCCTTTCGGCGGGTTTGCTGCATAAATACCGGGTGCTGCACAAACTAGTACTGAAATTAAAATTCGAGCATATCGAGAGAACTGCACGGACTTCTACCTTGCCACCAATAGCCAGGTCGCCACGTTTGCGAGTGCCAGTTCCGTATCACACTTTTCCGGTGTAATCCGGGAAACATCGGAAACGACCAGGCCATTACTATAACTGTGGCGAAAAGGCCTGCCCAATATGCCCGGCACTGATCATTCAATTTGTTGTTATGATATTAAAATTTAAACTTGCTCCTTTAATAATTTACTAGAAAGCAGACTTGATCACTCCGCCATCTGCGCGCAATGCAGCACCGTTAGTTGCCGCGGACAAAGGGCTGGCCACATAGGTTACCAGGCTGGCGATCTCTTCCGGCTCAATCAGACGCTTGATAATAGAAGTACCTCGCATACTGGTAAAGAATGCCTTTTCAACTTCTGTTTGACTGATGCCTTGCCGTTCGGCTGTTAATTTCAGGAAATTGACTATCGCATCAGTCCTGGTCGGGCCCGGCAATATAGTGTTTACGGTCACTGACGTACCCACTGTCGTTTCGGCCAAGCCGCGGGCCAAAGCCAGCTGGGCGGTTTTCGATACGCCGTACTGGATCATTTCAGCAGGTATCTGTACACCTGATTCGCTCGAGATAAATATGATACGACCCCAGTTTACTTTCAGCATCTTGTTCAGGTACGCACGTGAGAGGCGGACACCGCTCATTACATTGACATTATAAATATTCAGCCATTCCTTATCAGAAATATCATTAAATGCTTTGGGTTCGGCAATACCGATGTTGTTAACCAAAATATCAACCTCAGGAAACCGGCTGGTCAGACTGTAGACTCCTTCCGCATGCTCAAGATCTGCAACAGCACCGTAAACATTTTGGTTTCCGGTATCAGATTTGATCTTTGCTACGGCGGCTTCAACCCGTTCCAGGGTACGACCATTAACAATCACTTTTGCACCTTCGGCTGCCAGCGACCCAGCCGTCGCAAAGCCTATACCAGTCGTTGAGCCGGTTACAAGTGCAGTTTTATTTTTTAATTTCAGATTCATAATCTTTAAGTGTTAAATGTTATATTTTGAATGCTTTACGGACGAGGCATCAACTGCTCGAACGGCCCCTGTTTGATTATTTGACGGCAGCTATCCTCTCAGCTGCGGTTTTCAGGCATTCAAGCCACTCCTGATGGTAAGCGTATAAGCCACCCGGATGCTTGTGCCCCAGGATTTTAAGGAACCATTCACCCTGTTGTGTTTCTTCGGTAAGTACGTGTACACCATCCTCTGTAGGTGTGATCACCCAGCCATGGTAGGCAGTTGAGTTGGTATTGTCGTCGTCAACAGTAGTTTTCCACGCCAGCCTGTGGTTTGGCACAAATTCAGTTACAGTCAGGTGCATCAGGAATCCTATGGTGACACGGCTCCAATTATTGCCCAGTACCAGCTCTGTTTCGCCGCTCAGTATCTCTACCTGATCTTCAGGTGGAAAATAGCTTCCCCAGTTTTTAGCATCCACCAATAATTTCCAAACCACCTCAGCAGGTGCTTTGATATCGATATCGTTCAGCGCATAGATTGCAGATATCTTCGGCTCTTGATCCGCCGGCCATTTCACTTTGTCATACATAATTATAACTCTTTTAATTTTTACAAAGTTCCGTCAGATCCAGACATCCAAAAAGGACATTTGACAGAATTAATATGTGATAAATGTCACACTGATATCCAAAAAGCATCTGATGACAGGGCTTGGCGAAACCCCTGTCTATCTAGAAGATCTTGAAAAGCTATATTTCATAGAAGATATTCGAAGAGTTGCAAAATCAAGCAGATCTGTCAAGAAAATGAAGCCAGACTTATAGCCAAGAGATCTGGATCGGATCCAGCACCTTCAAACAATCACCAGTATCCCGTTAAAACTAAAAGAGCGTCAACGGGTTATAATTTAGTTTTTGGGAATCTTGATTCTCATTTTTGCTAAGTAATTGATTGACAGATGTTTTATCAAGTAATGATGCGCCCTTAATCTGTAAAGTCTCGTGTATCGAATATTTTTGTTCATCATATTGTGAATTATTGCAATTAGTATATAAGTTATGATAACTCTATATACCTGTGTTTTTACTGCATTTTCAGGGAAACAACTCCACCTGCAACCTATTTTTATACAGTAAAGCTATTTCTGCAGATTGACTGTCCGCTTTTAATTAGGTTGTATCAAAAACGGACACTGGGTCACTGCCAGGCAAAAAATAAATCATTAGAAATTAACCTATTACCATTTTGGCATTTAACTGGCATCCGTTTACCGCATACTCAATAAATGATACAACTTTACTTTCATATTATCAAATAAGTAAAAATGTTTACACATTACTTTAGAGCGGCCTGGCGTAATCTCCGAAAAAATAAGATCTATACCGCTATTAATATAGGAGGTCTAAGTATCGGTATTGCCGCCGGTATCATTATTCTGCTTTTCGTTGCCTATGAAAAGAGCTTCGATGACTTCCAGCCCGATAATATCTATCGTATCAGCGAAGTCCAGAAATTTCCGGGCATGATTTCTTCCCAAAAGGTGGCGCTGTCCATGTTTC containing:
- a CDS encoding FecR family protein, encoding MTPIETNIFIDLVERYTTGQFLTEQELDLLERGMRDADCLKALDEKMSLELESGPDDKEDAVSVSFQEEALARFREKLKSATDREAARQNTLDKESSVVDSHHRPFQAKMMVAALIGVVLIIVGMAIFQLKKKGGGTDLADSREKYHRTVPIVPGSSGAILTLGNGRKIALGNPHKGLIHIGSLTIEQNKDAAKFSNSVLENGKVLYNTLTTPRGRQFQVELPDGTDVWLNASSSLKFPTIFNKENRTVELRGEAYFEVEHNADHPFQVRVNGQLIEDIGTKFNVKAYSDDPVMLTALVEGTVDVSNGLKRLRLAPGQQVSIRGERMAVSKADLNQILSWKSGFFAFRNANIEEIMRQLSRWYDVDIRYANARHGKQEDAQRYTGRIDRNLDLQDLLDGLQFSQMHFKIDKNKRTIVIEN
- a CDS encoding Crp/Fnr family transcriptional regulator — encoded protein: MFEVFATYLKQKAELSDPEMEMVRAVTISKRLRKRQYLLQEGDVCHYNCFVAKGCLRNYRVSEDGTEHILRFALENWWLSDQESYNNNTPSKNNIDALEDSELLLIDKDDFNGLVEAIPRFRELRDKLKARSYDVSQNRIMSNLSDTTEERYATFMKSYPNIFNRVPLHMIASYLGVSRETLSRIRNRNAKAH
- a CDS encoding alpha/beta hydrolase produces the protein MNPIKSSIVLLLICIGMAVQAQTKKTDYLTTDDSTRLFVKKSGKGPICIFIHGGPGAWSKSFEELKGRNLETNLSMVYYDQRGCGRSQKAASGDYSLERMIKDIDLIRKHYGAEKVYLMSHSFGGILALNYSLRHPDHVKGLILVNSTLSMGNSLENQLHYINSLLNTDFAVPDSTSASLLSTFLTAKKALSEKDLGYKMLSDNKTNVGLVDEIDRNNPSDYDFAKHVFSITDYWQDYTPMTAQVNLPVLIVTGAKDHSIGENHYLLFHFKNGAVRKINGGHILYYENNKAFISSVFDFVKTN
- a CDS encoding SDR family NAD(P)-dependent oxidoreductase; the encoded protein is MNLKLKNKTALVTGSTTGIGFATAGSLAAEGAKVIVNGRTLERVEAAVAKIKSDTGNQNVYGAVADLEHAEGVYSLTSRFPEVDILVNNIGIAEPKAFNDISDKEWLNIYNVNVMSGVRLSRAYLNKMLKVNWGRIIFISSESGVQIPAEMIQYGVSKTAQLALARGLAETTVGTSVTVNTILPGPTRTDAIVNFLKLTAERQGISQTEVEKAFFTSMRGTSIIKRLIEPEEIASLVTYVASPLSAATNGAALRADGGVIKSAF
- a CDS encoding RNA polymerase sigma factor — its product is MEHQTAYDKSLWSAARGGDVSAFSELFELYFPKLYHFAFKYTKDSCLAEDLVQQVFLKCWEKKSALGHVDNIALYLHRCIKNELIDVMRRQVLHLKYQEHMVHNLLREEQSPSAIQLQQIQDEIFTAAVNHLSPQQKRVYKLSKEKGLSYAQIAQEMEVSTHTVKWHAAAAFQSLRVFLKRHEKELFVFSLFFSTFF
- a CDS encoding SRPBCC domain-containing protein, with the protein product MYDKVKWPADQEPKISAIYALNDIDIKAPAEVVWKLLVDAKNWGSYFPPEDQVEILSGETELVLGNNWSRVTIGFLMHLTVTEFVPNHRLAWKTTVDDDNTNSTAYHGWVITPTEDGVHVLTEETQQGEWFLKILGHKHPGGLYAYHQEWLECLKTAAERIAAVK